In the genome of Streptomyces sp. P3, the window TGGACCACGGCCAGTTCCTCACCTCGGCGGGTGCGGCGGCGGCCCTGGACATGTGTCTGCACATGATCCGCAAGGACTACGGTTCGGCGATCGCCGCCCAGGCGGCCCGGATGTCGGTCATGCCGCTCGAACGCGAGGGAGGCCAGGCCCAGTTCATCGTCCACGACCTGGCTCCCGCGCCCGCCGGGGCGGCCCTCGAACCCCTGCTGGCCTGGCTGGAGGACCACTGCGGCGACGACCTGACGACGGACCGGATCGCCGAACGGGCGGGCATGAGCACCCGTACCCTCAACCGCCGCTTCCGCGAGCAGACCGGCACGACGCCGTTGCGCTGGCTGCACCGGGCGCGGGTGCGGCGCGCGCAGTACCTGCTGGAGGCGACGGCGTATCCGGTCGAACGGATCGCCGCCCAGGCCGGTTTCGCCTCCCCGACGACGTTCAGGGAGTGCTTCCGCAAGGTCGTGGGGACGAGCCCGCAGGGTTACCGGCGGGCGTTCCGGTCGAGGCCGACGGGGGCATGATCGTCGGGCCGTAAGGCTCGGATAAGGTGTCCCGCCGTGGCACGTGGTTCACGTGCGCACGTGAACCACCGTCACGTACTCGGGGGAGACGTCACCGTGCACACCCGTCACTCGACTCTGTCGTCCAGGCTGCGTTCGGCGCCCAGCCCGCTCGCCGCCGCCGCCGCGCTGGCGGCCGCGTCCCGCCCCGACCGCGTCGGGGACCCGGTCGTCGAGCGCCTCCAGTCCGGTCGCACCTGGGCGGGCGTGGCGGCGTCGGTGGGCCTGCTGTTCGCCTACCCGTTGGCCGAGAGCGGCGAGGACATCCTCCTCGGCAAGGTGCTGGACGTCGTCGTCGGCTGCGGGATCGCCCTGGTTGCCGGACTGATCGCCCTGAGCGTCTTCATCGGCATGGCCCGCCCCTCGCTGCGCGGCGTCTACGCCCGACGGCTCACCGGCCCCGGCACCGCGCTCGGCGTCATCGCGCTGGGCGTGGGCGTGTGCGGCGGCGGCGTCCTGCTGGGCGTGAAGCTGCTGCACGCGGAGATCATCCCGTGGGCGGACATCCGGGCCGCCGGCAACCTCGCCTGGCTCGCGTCGTTCCTGGTGTTCGTCATCGTGATGCTGATCGGCGCGATCGTCCTGGCCGTGGTGGCGCTGTTCACGCTGGCCGCCGGGGTGTTCGCGCTCAACTCCTGCTTCCGGGTCGGCGACGTCCACGATCTGCTGCCCGCGCTGATCTCGCCGTTCCCGGTGTGGGCGCTGTTCGCGCTGAGCTACTCCGACGGCCCCGAAGTGGCCGCCCCGCCGCTCGTCGGCCTCGCCTTCCTGCTGGGCGGCCCGGTCTCGGTGACGGCCCTGTCGGTCTGGGAGGTACGACGGCTGCGGCGCTGCTACGGCGTGACGATGCGCTCGGCACTGGGCCGGGGCGGGGTCCCCGAGCCGACGTACACGCCGGAGCCGCCGCACGCACCGGAGCCGGTACCCGCGTATGCACCGGTGCCGACGTACGTCCCGGGAGCGACCCACTTCCCGGGCGGCCCGGGGCATCTCCCGGGTCCGACCTATGCGCCGGCGCCGCAATACCCGTCGCACGCCCCGCAGTTGCCGTACTCCCCGTAGCCGTAGCCGTAGCCGTGCCGCCGTAGCCGTCGTCGCCCCGTGGAGGCCCATGGGCTCGGGAGGCGGTGTCCGGCAGCCGATCGACCGGCCTTCCTGCGGGCTGTGGACCAGTCGGCCGACGGGCTGTGGACCGGTGGAGAGCCGGTCCGGCCCCTCACCCCCGGCGGTCGGCGACCGCCCACGAGGCCAGGGCCACGGCCCCCGCCACCCCGAACACCGACGGCCACGCGCCCACCTTCTTCGCGAGCGGATGCGACGCCGCGAAGGCGGCGACGTACGCGGCGCTCAGCGCCCCCGCGGCCGTCCCGCCGGCCTGCTGCCGCCACTGCCGCGCGGC includes:
- a CDS encoding GlxA family transcriptional regulator, coding for MHTVAVLALDGVVPFDLSAPIDAFGWARLPDGRPAYRVRVCSPSASGEVSAGAFTVRAPYGLEALAEADTIVLPGVAEPPHELPPAVAEALRDAAANGTRIASVCVGAFLFAATGLLDGLRATTHWFAARELAERHPEVEVDPNVLYVDHGQFLTSAGAAAALDMCLHMIRKDYGSAIAAQAARMSVMPLEREGGQAQFIVHDLAPAPAGAALEPLLAWLEDHCGDDLTTDRIAERAGMSTRTLNRRFREQTGTTPLRWLHRARVRRAQYLLEATAYPVERIAAQAGFASPTTFRECFRKVVGTSPQGYRRAFRSRPTGA